The Rickettsia helvetica genome has a segment encoding these proteins:
- a CDS encoding AAA domain-containing protein, whose translation MNLFATILTTSSMDIDRKIWQTVWQNFFMVVPVVSTTFHSFDNMFKYFNHNNISWLIIDEAGQAQPQYAASAIYKSKNVVVVGDPMQTQPVSTLKQKLIEKLCENLAFHFRIGRLPKFPCSI comes from the coding sequence TTGAATTTATTTGCAACTATTTTAACTACATCGTCTATGGATATAGATCGTAAAATTTGGCAAACAGTTTGGCAAAACTTTTTTATGGTTGTACCGGTAGTATCAACTACTTTCCATTCTTTCGATAATATGTTTAAGTATTTCAATCATAATAATATTTCTTGGCTTATTATTGATGAAGCCGGACAAGCACAACCACAATATGCTGCCAGTGCTATATATAAATCAAAGAATGTTGTAGTAGTAGGCGACCCGATGCAAACTCAGCCTGTTTCTACACTTAAACAAAAATTAATTGAAAAACTATGTGAAAATTTAGCGTTTCATTTCCGGATTGGTCGCCTTCCAAAGTTTCCATGCAGCATTTAG